A part of Lacibacter sp. H407 genomic DNA contains:
- the pafA gene encoding alkaline phosphatase PafA produces the protein MKKYLFSLFLLSSVFNIHAQVQRPKLVVGIVVDQMRWDYLQRYNDRYAPNGGFKRLMSKGFNCNSTMIPFTPTYTACGHASIYTGSVPSIHGITGNNWFDNKKQQYVYCTDDPAVSVVGSTNAAAGNMSPVNMFTTTICDELKLATNQRSKVVGIALKDRGGILPAGHSANAAYWYDSKTGDWITSSYYMKALPGWVNTFNEKKLVDEYYKLGWSTIFPINSYTQSTSDENDYEVKVLGKGFPYTLSSVIGKNYSIVLSTPFGNTLTTQFAKSAIENEQLGADSITDLLAISYSSTDYIGHAFGPNSIENEDTYLRLDKELAELLDYLDSKVGKDDYLVFLTSDHGAAHNPKFMNDLKIPAGNVLITNMVDSMNLVLKQKFAVDALVKDIINFQVVLNLPVIARKPKLKTNEITEWIIQYLLQQEAVANVFAFDQLKNSTIHDTLKSRIANGYYQQRCGQIQIVLKPQWLEGFENGGTTHGLWNPYDSHIPLIWYGWKIQPGSIYRETYMTDIAATLAALLKIQAPSGNIGQVITELIR, from the coding sequence ATGAAAAAATATTTATTCAGCTTATTTCTTTTGAGTTCAGTATTCAACATACATGCACAAGTGCAAAGACCTAAGTTAGTAGTAGGAATTGTTGTTGATCAGATGCGTTGGGATTACCTGCAGCGTTACAATGACCGTTATGCCCCTAACGGTGGTTTTAAACGCTTAATGAGTAAAGGATTTAACTGTAACAGTACAATGATACCTTTTACTCCCACCTATACAGCCTGTGGTCATGCCTCAATTTATACCGGATCCGTTCCGTCTATCCATGGTATTACCGGAAATAACTGGTTCGACAACAAAAAACAACAATATGTTTATTGTACTGATGATCCTGCTGTTTCAGTGGTTGGCAGTACCAATGCAGCAGCAGGAAATATGAGCCCGGTCAATATGTTTACAACTACAATTTGCGATGAACTGAAGTTGGCAACAAACCAACGAAGCAAGGTTGTAGGTATTGCTTTAAAAGACCGGGGAGGAATTTTACCGGCAGGCCACAGTGCCAATGCTGCTTATTGGTACGATAGTAAAACAGGCGATTGGATTACATCATCATACTATATGAAAGCATTGCCCGGCTGGGTGAACACATTCAATGAAAAGAAACTGGTTGATGAATATTACAAACTGGGTTGGAGTACTATTTTTCCCATCAACAGTTACACACAAAGTACATCGGATGAGAACGATTATGAAGTTAAAGTATTAGGTAAAGGATTTCCTTATACGTTATCATCTGTTATAGGAAAAAACTACAGCATTGTTTTAAGTACTCCTTTTGGAAATACACTAACTACTCAATTCGCAAAATCGGCAATTGAAAATGAACAGCTGGGGGCCGATTCCATTACAGATCTATTGGCGATCAGTTATTCTTCTACAGATTATATAGGACATGCATTTGGGCCTAATTCAATTGAAAATGAGGATACCTATTTACGACTTGATAAAGAATTAGCGGAGTTGCTCGACTACCTCGATTCAAAAGTGGGTAAAGATGACTACCTGGTTTTTTTAACATCAGACCATGGTGCTGCTCATAACCCAAAATTCATGAACGATCTTAAGATACCCGCCGGCAATGTTCTTATTACAAACATGGTTGATAGCATGAATTTAGTATTAAAACAAAAATTTGCAGTTGATGCTCTTGTTAAAGATATCATCAATTTCCAGGTGGTACTGAACCTTCCTGTAATTGCACGTAAACCGAAATTAAAAACCAATGAAATTACAGAATGGATTATTCAATATCTTCTGCAACAGGAAGCAGTCGCAAATGTTTTTGCCTTTGATCAGCTCAAAAACTCTACCATACATGATACATTAAAAAGCAGGATTGCCAATGGTTATTATCAGCAGCGTTGCGGACAAATACAGATCGTATTAAAACCGCAATGGCTTGAAGGATTTGAAAATGGCGGCACTACACACGGACTTTGGAATCCATATGATTCACATATTCCATTGATATGGTATGGCTGGAAAATTCAGCCCGGTTCAATTTACAGGGAAACCTATATGACTGATATAGCTGCTACACTTGCAGCTTTATTAAAGATACAGGCACCCAGTGGTAATATCGGCCAGGTTATTACGGAACTAATCAGGTAA
- a CDS encoding thiol-activated cytolysin family protein — protein sequence MKQTLFILLLCCTASICKAQRTPVQGTRTQTLSKSNILNNKLTNLAPPARREEYKGLFNPGPVTRNVGGVNVTSTAVVNNVNSDNMSIRPVPNSVQKTTENGFECTTSREYVTADSKSFLSVTANGDGIYPGAIYTYADYMNGNFLREVGVGKRNPIQIFTNNLANSTGDVSVTVPNPTSVNITNAIAGLVRNNSVTNVAASQIGQYIYSQNQAGLLLSISGGGAYSGFAASAGFTLNKQSNHIYLTCDFKIPLYTLYTNFPQTGFLNDANLEHTPNLVLVNSVTYGTRVLVNIDIDESTLSTELASKFKYGDPNSAGFNVDLKFLMDNKSVKCVVNSYVVGARPQNLGNPTTVDQVFSFVDGCIRNTNYQTAKPITYTLSTMGGELVGIKSSTDEYLVKNCVPKKSQLYISDVSVNVFTKGNYKESGSNASFTLYANNGNVVVASSPNNNGQMGPSIDNTVGLSPTGRFLVSDLQLGRNFLEIVLDRPNCVFTCDDWEIDNVMITINTKDENNVVVRGRPIQICSSAFVLQKGKRLRLEFDGNLKPLSQNLF from the coding sequence ATGAAACAAACGCTTTTTATTTTACTGCTGTGTTGTACAGCATCCATCTGCAAAGCGCAGCGAACACCGGTTCAGGGCACGAGAACGCAAACCCTCAGCAAGAGCAATATCTTAAATAATAAATTAACCAACCTGGCACCGCCTGCCCGACGGGAGGAATACAAAGGCCTTTTTAACCCAGGCCCCGTGACAAGAAATGTTGGTGGAGTAAACGTTACTTCAACTGCTGTAGTAAATAATGTGAATTCGGACAATATGTCGATTCGCCCTGTACCAAATTCCGTTCAAAAAACTACCGAAAATGGTTTTGAATGTACTACCAGCCGGGAATATGTAACTGCAGACAGTAAAAGTTTTCTAAGTGTTACAGCAAATGGCGATGGTATTTATCCGGGTGCGATTTATACCTATGCAGATTATATGAACGGCAATTTCCTGCGGGAAGTTGGTGTTGGCAAAAGAAACCCGATACAGATTTTCACTAATAATCTTGCAAACAGCACCGGCGATGTATCGGTAACTGTTCCGAATCCCACCTCGGTAAATATTACCAATGCTATTGCCGGCCTGGTACGTAATAATTCCGTTACTAATGTTGCCGCATCGCAAATAGGACAATACATTTATTCGCAAAACCAGGCAGGTTTGTTGTTAAGTATTTCCGGTGGCGGTGCCTACAGCGGGTTTGCTGCTTCTGCAGGATTTACTTTAAACAAACAATCGAATCATATTTATTTAACCTGCGATTTTAAAATTCCTTTGTACACACTGTACACTAATTTTCCGCAAACCGGCTTTTTGAATGACGCCAACCTGGAACATACACCAAATCTTGTACTCGTTAACAGTGTAACATATGGTACAAGGGTTTTAGTAAACATTGATATTGATGAAAGTACTTTAAGTACAGAGCTTGCTTCGAAATTTAAATACGGCGATCCGAATTCTGCAGGCTTTAATGTTGATTTAAAATTTCTGATGGACAATAAGAGCGTTAAATGTGTTGTCAATTCGTATGTGGTTGGAGCCCGGCCGCAAAATCTAGGCAATCCAACAACGGTTGATCAGGTATTTAGTTTTGTAGATGGTTGTATCAGAAACACCAACTACCAAACAGCAAAACCAATTACCTATACACTTTCAACTATGGGAGGAGAGTTGGTAGGTATCAAGAGCTCTACCGATGAATACCTTGTGAAAAACTGTGTGCCTAAAAAATCGCAGCTGTATATTTCAGATGTTTCTGTAAATGTGTTTACGAAAGGGAATTACAAAGAATCGGGTTCTAACGCATCGTTTACATTATATGCCAACAATGGTAATGTTGTGGTAGCTTCTTCTCCCAATAATAATGGTCAAATGGGGCCAAGTATTGACAATACAGTTGGACTTAGTCCAACCGGAAGATTTCTTGTGTCTGATTTGCAGCTCGGGAGAAACTTTTTGGAAATTGTTCTCGACCGGCCTAACTGTGTATTTACCTGCGATGATTGGGAAATAGATAACGTGATGATAACGATCAATACGAAAGATGAAAATAATGTAGTGGTCAGGGGAAGGCCCATTCAAATCTGTTCCAGCGCATTCGTATTACAGAAAGGGAAACGGTTACGCCTGGAGTTTGATGGCAATTTAAAACCGCTGTCGCAAAATCTGTTTTGA